The Chitinispirillum alkaliphilum genome includes a window with the following:
- a CDS encoding Phosphate transport ATP-binding protein PstB: MEKSLTLKKPANTAAETDVKDTAAKDNSSDIRLETIDLSVMYGKSTGVRDVTLPIRNKRVTALIGPSGCGKTTFLRSLNRMHDLTPNTIITGKALLDGKDIYSQGVDPVIIRRKVGMVFQKPTPFPSMSIYDNVIAGLKLVGIKKKSILDEVVERSLKHAALWDEVKDRLRMPGGGLSGGQQQRLSIARALAVEPEVLLMDEPTSSLDPKSTTRIEDLISTLKKHVTIVIVTHNMQQASRVSDYTAFFYVGSLIEYNKTAKIFTNPDESKTEEYITGRFG, translated from the coding sequence ATGGAAAAAAGTCTCACGTTGAAAAAGCCCGCAAATACCGCAGCTGAAACTGATGTAAAAGATACAGCAGCTAAAGACAATAGTTCTGATATACGTCTTGAAACCATAGATCTTTCAGTAATGTATGGTAAGTCAACAGGTGTTAGGGATGTAACTCTCCCTATACGTAACAAGCGGGTAACGGCGCTCATCGGACCTTCTGGTTGCGGAAAAACAACTTTTTTACGGTCTCTTAACCGTATGCATGACCTTACACCAAACACCATTATTACAGGAAAAGCACTACTTGACGGTAAAGACATATACTCTCAGGGAGTAGACCCTGTAATCATTCGCAGAAAAGTCGGAATGGTTTTTCAGAAACCAACCCCCTTCCCTTCCATGTCTATTTACGACAATGTCATTGCCGGTCTCAAGCTTGTAGGGATCAAGAAGAAATCGATTCTTGACGAAGTTGTAGAAAGGTCCCTTAAACATGCAGCACTGTGGGATGAAGTAAAGGATCGACTGAGAATGCCGGGTGGCGGCCTTTCCGGTGGTCAACAGCAGCGTCTCTCAATAGCACGGGCACTGGCGGTTGAACCAGAGGTTTTACTGATGGATGAGCCGACAAGCTCACTTGACCCTAAATCCACAACACGCATAGAAGACCTTATCTCGACTCTTAAAAAGCATGTTACGATTGTGATTGTTACCCATAACATGCAGCAGGCATCCCGTGTATCTGACTATACAGCGTTTTTCTATGTCGGATCGCTTATAGAGTACAATAAAACGGCAAAAATTTTTACCAATCCCGATGAATCAAAAACTGAAGAATACATAACCGGACGATTTGGATAA
- a CDS encoding RND efflux system, inner membrane transporter CmeB, translating into MNRSFVGAVAVAGLLFSTSVFAQPEIRFNGSAQYRIRANIDNGTNADGTDMPSVMNAHHQYGWAFGVNAKANDEVSVVLQLENVGSNAYSTSVATNEGIYDGKNAGVILTRAYFAYTKGTFSFEGGIVPVSKNTTYDVGFHTINGDNYFNMSDGWNEIQSQAGMNLGYRAADNLRMNLNLATTGNQGRLIPDNDEQVLDGYRVGFTAPVTAGNLTITPAIQTESGIYKLDDTGNRIPGESNMMFAGGVDLRLRPASNLDLRAGVGIGNIEVEGQNERTSFLITLDPRFSLANGRLVTAYSLAISNNDLNEVSYMMHYIDINYTHNLNSNFSVRPRLRTYIRSNDTDDYNHTRLRPEVIFAARF; encoded by the coding sequence ATGAACAGGTCTTTTGTTGGTGCAGTTGCCGTGGCAGGACTTCTCTTTTCAACGAGTGTTTTCGCTCAACCGGAAATAAGGTTTAACGGTTCGGCACAATACAGAATCAGGGCAAACATTGATAACGGAACCAATGCCGATGGAACTGATATGCCCTCGGTGATGAATGCACATCACCAGTATGGGTGGGCTTTTGGGGTGAATGCAAAAGCAAACGATGAAGTAAGTGTTGTTCTTCAGCTCGAAAACGTTGGAAGTAATGCCTATTCTACTTCAGTTGCTACAAATGAAGGGATTTATGACGGCAAAAATGCGGGTGTAATTCTCACACGTGCTTACTTTGCTTACACAAAAGGCACTTTCAGCTTTGAGGGAGGGATTGTTCCTGTTTCAAAGAATACTACCTACGATGTTGGTTTTCACACTATAAACGGGGACAACTACTTCAATATGTCTGACGGTTGGAATGAGATTCAATCACAGGCTGGGATGAATCTGGGGTACAGAGCTGCAGATAATCTCAGGATGAATCTTAATCTTGCTACCACAGGAAACCAGGGACGCCTTATTCCCGATAACGATGAGCAGGTTTTAGATGGCTACAGAGTCGGGTTCACAGCACCTGTTACTGCTGGTAATCTCACCATCACTCCTGCAATTCAAACAGAATCAGGTATCTACAAGCTCGATGATACTGGGAACAGAATTCCCGGTGAATCGAATATGATGTTTGCCGGTGGTGTTGATTTGCGCCTGCGCCCGGCTTCTAATCTTGACTTAAGAGCTGGTGTAGGTATTGGTAATATCGAAGTTGAAGGACAAAACGAACGTACAAGTTTCCTTATCACACTTGATCCAAGATTTTCACTTGCTAATGGCCGACTTGTTACTGCCTATAGCCTTGCGATCTCAAACAACGATCTGAACGAAGTGTCCTATATGATGCATTATATCGACATCAACTACACTCACAATCTTAACAGCAATTTCTCAGTCAGACCACGCTTAAGGACATACATACGCTCAAACGACACGGACGACTACAACCATACCCGGTTGCGTCCTGAGGTAATCTTTGCAGCAAGGTTCTGA
- a CDS encoding Phosphate transport system regulatory protein PhoU has product MSNHFFVETEKLKQSILTLCTLVEESVRFSIQSVIDLDHDLASKVIESDHEIDNIEVEIEEECLKILALHQPVAKDLRFIIAVLKINNDLERIADLAVNIAERTIALSEQPPQELTLVFKEMSDRAIHMLKKSIDSLIYWNSSIAIYVCEADNRVDELYRDSFALVKKCILVDPSRIDFLLLYASIFRVLERIADQTTNIAEDVIYMSEGGIVRHTNLEEKELQLKSKNY; this is encoded by the coding sequence ATGTCAAATCACTTCTTTGTTGAGACAGAAAAACTGAAACAAAGCATTTTAACCTTGTGCACACTTGTAGAAGAAAGTGTGAGATTTTCGATTCAGTCGGTTATCGATCTTGATCATGACCTTGCAAGCAAAGTTATAGAATCTGACCATGAAATCGATAATATCGAAGTTGAAATTGAAGAGGAGTGCCTGAAAATCCTTGCTCTTCATCAGCCCGTAGCCAAAGATTTACGCTTTATTATTGCAGTTTTAAAAATCAATAACGATCTGGAGCGAATCGCTGACCTTGCGGTAAATATTGCAGAACGGACGATTGCACTATCAGAGCAGCCCCCCCAAGAACTAACCCTGGTGTTTAAGGAAATGTCAGACAGAGCGATTCACATGCTCAAAAAAAGTATAGATTCTCTTATTTACTGGAACAGCAGTATAGCAATTTATGTCTGTGAGGCAGATAACAGAGTCGATGAACTCTACCGGGACTCTTTTGCTCTGGTAAAAAAATGCATCCTCGTCGATCCCTCACGTATTGATTTCCTTCTTCTTTATGCCTCCATTTTCAGGGTGCTTGAAAGAATTGCCGATCAGACGACAAATATTGCAGAAGATGTGATCTATATGTCTGAAGGTGGTATTGTACGGCATACAAATCTGGAGGAGAAAGAGCTGCAGCTGAAGAGTAAGAATTACTGA
- a CDS encoding Phosphate transport system permease protein PstC — MRKKSNTAVTTSELLRTPPGPLYRWLGDGIFSWSVFLLGLAVIVSTILMAAVLYADGAEALRSFGFLGFLIGRVWDPGSSFVFGSLPFLFGTVVTSVISLLIAFIPAVAVALFTAEYSPRWLSRIIENLINLIAAIPSVIVGLWGVFVLAPWLRDTVYMPTYLWAIDNAPSLLPVLGNPVGYGMTTATLVLAVMIIPYTTALTVDALRLVPREQREAAYALGATKWEVIKMAIIPYARGGILAGAMLSFGRAIGETMAVAMLIGNKNTLPFSIFGPASTMPSVIVNEFREAVGNLHLSSLMAVGFYLFIVSLAVNLVAAHIQRKFSFTGRAV, encoded by the coding sequence TTGCGAAAAAAAAGTAACACGGCAGTAACCACTTCAGAGCTACTACGAACCCCTCCGGGGCCGCTCTACAGATGGCTTGGAGACGGAATTTTCAGCTGGTCTGTTTTCCTGCTTGGTTTAGCGGTTATTGTAAGTACCATACTTATGGCTGCGGTTCTATATGCAGATGGGGCCGAAGCGTTGCGAAGTTTCGGGTTTCTTGGTTTTCTCATAGGAAGAGTATGGGATCCGGGATCATCATTTGTATTTGGCAGTCTTCCATTTTTATTTGGAACAGTAGTCACCAGTGTGATATCACTGTTAATAGCTTTTATTCCTGCTGTTGCCGTTGCCTTGTTCACTGCCGAGTATTCTCCCCGCTGGCTTTCCAGAATAATAGAAAACCTCATAAACCTTATCGCCGCCATTCCATCGGTAATCGTTGGTCTTTGGGGAGTTTTTGTTCTTGCACCATGGCTTAGAGACACCGTTTACATGCCCACCTATTTATGGGCTATAGATAACGCACCTTCACTTCTGCCAGTTCTTGGAAATCCTGTGGGGTACGGAATGACCACGGCAACTCTTGTTCTTGCAGTTATGATTATCCCCTACACTACAGCATTAACCGTAGATGCACTGAGACTTGTTCCAAGAGAGCAGCGTGAAGCAGCCTATGCACTTGGAGCGACAAAATGGGAAGTAATAAAGATGGCCATTATCCCCTATGCCAGGGGCGGTATACTTGCAGGAGCAATGCTTTCATTTGGCAGAGCAATCGGAGAAACCATGGCAGTAGCAATGTTGATAGGCAATAAAAATACACTGCCTTTTTCAATCTTTGGCCCGGCATCAACTATGCCCTCTGTTATTGTCAATGAATTCAGGGAAGCGGTGGGAAATCTTCACCTATCAAGCCTTATGGCGGTTGGGTTTTACCTGTTCATCGTTTCTCTTGCAGTTAACCTTGTTGCAGCCCACATACAGAGAAAATTTTCCTTCACAGGACGGGCCGTATGA
- a CDS encoding phosphoesterase, whose product MNTIDDAVAFIRSISSDARVCVLYHGDADGACGAAIIYRLLRQNVREIYTLALGRGENPFSAATIQKIEKLNPVKLIVIDSGSRAGSFGSAIQSLIIDHHIPDSTPDVDVFYNPILFGEEITATEATFNIASRITSDRTLVWLAIAGIIGDSGVKGVPVRFREEMLRAGQKNFQEAVALINAARRHATFQIDTAFRLLIDAQEPSDFVNNATRAGLANLRNEVSENLRKNLRRAPRFHGNIALIEIDSPHQIHPLVSTIWAGKLKTSVVMVANRGYLPGRVSFSMRTKTGINLLKLLKQYRSGSQEMGFGHEKASGGILATDEFDHLLILMGF is encoded by the coding sequence GTGAATACTATCGATGATGCGGTTGCTTTTATACGTTCGATCAGCTCTGATGCGCGTGTTTGTGTTCTGTACCATGGTGATGCTGACGGGGCATGCGGGGCTGCAATCATTTACAGGCTGCTGAGACAAAATGTTAGAGAAATTTATACGCTGGCGCTTGGACGGGGTGAAAATCCATTTTCTGCAGCTACCATACAAAAGATTGAGAAACTGAATCCAGTCAAACTGATCGTTATCGACTCAGGAAGTCGCGCCGGATCATTTGGTTCCGCTATTCAATCACTAATTATCGATCACCATATCCCCGACAGCACTCCCGATGTTGACGTATTTTATAATCCGATTCTTTTCGGTGAAGAGATCACCGCCACTGAGGCAACATTCAACATTGCATCAAGAATCACATCCGACCGCACCCTTGTCTGGCTTGCAATAGCCGGAATAATAGGGGACAGTGGCGTGAAGGGTGTTCCGGTTCGTTTTCGTGAAGAGATGCTGCGGGCGGGACAGAAAAATTTTCAGGAAGCAGTAGCTTTAATCAATGCTGCGCGCCGTCATGCGACATTTCAGATCGACACTGCATTCAGATTACTCATTGATGCACAGGAACCATCAGACTTTGTGAACAATGCAACCAGGGCCGGACTGGCAAACCTCAGGAATGAAGTGTCGGAAAATCTTCGTAAAAATTTAAGAAGGGCTCCGAGGTTTCATGGAAATATTGCTCTGATCGAAATTGACAGCCCACACCAAATTCATCCCCTCGTCTCAACCATCTGGGCAGGAAAACTCAAAACCAGTGTGGTAATGGTTGCAAACAGGGGGTATCTTCCTGGCAGGGTTAGTTTCAGCATGCGCACAAAAACAGGAATCAATCTGCTAAAATTGTTGAAACAGTATCGCTCGGGGAGCCAGGAGATGGGGTTTGGCCACGAGAAGGCAAGTGGTGGGATATTGGCTACCGATGAATTCGATCATTTACTGATATTAATGGGATTTTGA
- a CDS encoding Phosphate transport system permease protein PstA: MISLKRRYMYDKIMKCFFAVNTVLVLIPLAIIITYVVVQGIGAINIDFFTQELGSPSRAMTGRPTGLMHTIIGTFVIDIMALVIAMPFGLGAGIMLSEYPDHKMNPTLRIMTDTLNSMPAVLKGLLAWALVVRPMGGFSGLAGGVALAFVMLPILARSTESALMNIPWSLREAGLAVGLPRWRVVMSVIIPASKTGLVTGLLIAFARAVGEAAPLLFTSFGNNYMPNRWTGWIFGPVDSLPQRLYSLAISPYKQWHQLGWAAGIVLLAMVILSFIIARLATREKKY, from the coding sequence ATGATTTCGTTAAAAAGACGTTACATGTACGACAAAATAATGAAGTGTTTTTTTGCGGTGAATACCGTTCTTGTGCTGATACCTTTGGCAATAATAATCACCTATGTTGTTGTGCAGGGTATAGGAGCAATCAATATTGATTTTTTCACCCAGGAACTTGGATCTCCCTCACGTGCCATGACCGGAAGACCCACAGGCTTAATGCACACAATAATCGGAACATTCGTTATTGATATTATGGCACTTGTAATTGCCATGCCCTTTGGCCTTGGTGCGGGTATTATGCTTTCAGAATACCCTGATCACAAAATGAATCCTACACTTCGAATCATGACAGATACACTTAATAGTATGCCTGCAGTGCTGAAAGGATTGCTTGCCTGGGCACTGGTAGTCAGGCCAATGGGAGGGTTTTCAGGGCTTGCCGGTGGAGTGGCGCTTGCATTTGTAATGCTACCAATTCTTGCCAGATCAACCGAGAGTGCATTGATGAACATCCCATGGTCACTGAGAGAAGCCGGACTTGCAGTTGGCCTTCCAAGGTGGAGAGTGGTTATGTCAGTCATTATCCCTGCCTCCAAAACCGGCCTGGTTACCGGATTACTCATAGCATTTGCCCGTGCTGTGGGAGAGGCTGCACCACTTCTTTTTACCTCATTTGGAAACAACTATATGCCAAACAGGTGGACCGGATGGATTTTTGGTCCTGTAGATTCTCTGCCACAGAGACTTTACAGCCTTGCAATCAGCCCCTACAAACAGTGGCATCAGCTGGGCTGGGCTGCGGGTATTGTACTGCTTGCAATGGTTATCTTATCATTTATTATTGCACGTCTGGCAACCAGAGAAAAAAAGTACTGA
- a CDS encoding UV DNA damage endonuclease, whose amino-acid sequence MIRIGYVGVNTILPSASKTFRLAGYSDERMIEVTRGNLSALREILQWNLDHDITLFRITSQLVPFGSHPVNSGLWQTALKKEFRQVGQFGTAHSMRLTMHPGQYTVLNTPNETFLTRSINDLQYHQTVLSMMGLDNSCKIILHGGGAYGDRETSLNILRLRVAQLPANIRARLVLENDERIFNAAEIWETCRQTGIPGVLDVFHHEILPSLEQVSIRELIIRFGDTWHGQRQKIHYSDQAPGKNKGAHSESVDVTQFGRLYKEIYDLDLDIMIEAKDKQTSVLKLREAYPELR is encoded by the coding sequence ATGATACGCATCGGCTATGTGGGAGTCAACACAATTCTTCCCAGTGCCAGCAAGACCTTTCGACTGGCGGGGTATTCAGATGAGCGGATGATTGAGGTTACCCGCGGGAATCTGAGTGCCCTGAGGGAAATTCTCCAATGGAACCTGGATCATGATATCACTCTCTTTCGTATCACATCCCAGCTTGTACCTTTCGGGTCTCATCCGGTAAACAGCGGCTTGTGGCAAACCGCACTTAAAAAAGAATTCCGGCAAGTGGGGCAATTCGGTACCGCTCATTCGATGCGCCTTACGATGCACCCGGGGCAGTACACCGTTCTCAATACCCCAAATGAAACATTCCTCACACGTTCAATCAATGATCTCCAATATCATCAAACGGTTCTCTCAATGATGGGGCTCGATAATTCGTGTAAGATCATCCTCCATGGGGGAGGTGCATACGGGGACAGGGAGACCTCACTGAACATCCTGCGATTGCGTGTGGCACAACTGCCGGCGAATATCAGGGCGCGGCTGGTGCTTGAAAATGATGAGCGTATATTCAATGCAGCCGAAATTTGGGAAACCTGTCGACAAACGGGCATCCCTGGAGTTCTCGATGTGTTTCATCATGAAATACTCCCAAGTTTAGAACAGGTATCCATAAGAGAGCTGATCATACGGTTTGGTGATACCTGGCATGGGCAGCGCCAGAAAATCCACTACAGCGATCAGGCGCCCGGAAAAAACAAGGGTGCGCATTCAGAATCTGTTGATGTTACACAGTTTGGTCGGCTTTACAAAGAGATCTATGATCTCGATCTGGATATCATGATTGAGGCAAAAGACAAGCAGACATCAGTGCTGAAATTGCGTGAAGCATACCCGGAGCTGAGATGA
- a CDS encoding serine/threonine protein kinase: protein MSFENLLPDTILFSVENALGQSLTSLISPFPSYINRVYELCTVDGIRVVAKFYRPGRWSRDAIIDEHNFLADCEKDEIPVVPPLRLKNGSTLEECEGIFLALFPKRSGRQIEINDESDWIRLGSLIARMHLAGEKRKASARVIIDPSLSTANDIEYLCDNVIPARFAAQYRDIGRYLIDISAPLVESSEKIRIHGDCHRANIMDRLEEGYILIDFDDMAMGPAVQDIWLLLPDRADACKREIELFLEGYERFRFFDRSSLRCIESLRAMRMIYFLSWCSRQADDYQFRRNFPEWGSDVFWQKEIGDLREQIGEIETAGY from the coding sequence ATGTCTTTTGAAAATCTTCTGCCTGACACCATTCTCTTTTCAGTTGAAAATGCCCTTGGCCAATCGCTAACCTCTCTTATATCTCCTTTCCCAAGCTACATTAACAGGGTGTATGAGCTTTGCACCGTTGATGGCATTAGGGTTGTTGCGAAATTCTATCGGCCCGGAAGGTGGAGCAGAGATGCTATTATTGACGAGCACAATTTTTTGGCCGATTGTGAAAAGGATGAAATTCCGGTAGTCCCACCTTTGCGGCTTAAGAATGGAAGTACACTTGAAGAGTGTGAGGGGATATTTCTGGCCTTGTTCCCCAAACGTTCGGGGCGGCAGATCGAAATCAATGATGAGAGTGATTGGATCAGGCTCGGTTCACTCATTGCAAGAATGCACCTTGCCGGAGAAAAACGCAAGGCTTCGGCAAGAGTGATAATTGATCCTTCACTCTCGACTGCAAACGATATTGAATATCTCTGTGACAATGTTATCCCTGCCCGTTTCGCAGCTCAGTACAGAGATATTGGACGGTATTTGATAGACATAAGTGCTCCTTTAGTCGAAAGCAGTGAAAAGATAAGAATTCATGGAGATTGTCACAGGGCAAATATCATGGATCGTCTTGAGGAAGGGTATATTCTGATTGATTTTGATGACATGGCCATGGGACCCGCCGTGCAGGATATCTGGCTGCTTCTGCCCGACAGAGCAGATGCCTGCAAACGGGAAATAGAACTCTTTTTAGAGGGGTATGAGCGTTTCAGATTCTTTGACAGGTCATCACTGCGCTGTATCGAATCGCTGAGGGCTATGCGTATGATTTATTTTCTTTCCTGGTGCAGCCGTCAGGCTGACGATTATCAGTTTCGGCGCAATTTCCCTGAATGGGGAAGTGATGTGTTCTGGCAAAAAGAGATCGGTGATTTAAGAGAGCAGATAGGGGAGATTGAAACTGCAGGTTATTAG
- a CDS encoding Phosphate ABC transporter, periplasmic phosphate-binding protein PstS yields MLLKKLKSTLILTGLLTVSYAVSTVAQNRVQLIGAGASFPAPLVTAMADEYRDLTNRRVTINYQSIGSGGGIRQFGEQTIMFGMTEAFLNDEVMKNIEKQTGGQAFNIPITLADVVVTYNIPGVQTGLVFDGDVISAIFLGEITVWNDQRIQNLNPGVRLPRLPIQVVHRSDGSGTTNLWTSYLSNVNEKWSSTIGFATSVNWPTGIGGNGNEGVAGVVQSTPGAIGYNSFAYALLNDMSYAYLKNSSGNVIRPSFESTSAAADIPLPTDGRILFTNTPASNGYPAAGFAWMLCYENMEKNNAINTKREAEELIRFIVWSIKDGQKYSEDLGYAKLPDAAVELGKNMIREMKWHGEPIGRNILDN; encoded by the coding sequence ATGTTGTTAAAGAAATTAAAATCAACTCTTATCTTAACCGGTCTGCTGACGGTATCGTACGCAGTCTCGACTGTTGCACAAAACCGTGTCCAGCTAATCGGTGCAGGCGCATCCTTTCCGGCACCCCTGGTAACAGCAATGGCTGATGAATACAGGGATCTGACCAACAGACGTGTAACAATCAACTATCAGTCAATCGGATCCGGTGGAGGAATTCGTCAGTTCGGTGAACAAACCATCATGTTTGGGATGACCGAAGCATTTCTTAATGATGAAGTGATGAAAAACATTGAAAAGCAAACCGGCGGGCAGGCATTTAACATCCCCATCACCCTGGCAGACGTTGTAGTCACATACAATATACCAGGTGTACAAACCGGGCTTGTTTTCGATGGTGATGTCATTTCTGCGATTTTTTTAGGTGAGATTACAGTCTGGAACGACCAACGTATTCAGAATCTCAACCCGGGTGTAAGACTGCCCCGTTTGCCTATTCAGGTGGTACACCGTTCAGATGGTTCAGGAACAACCAACCTATGGACAAGCTATCTTTCAAATGTTAATGAAAAGTGGAGTTCTACCATTGGTTTTGCAACCAGCGTAAACTGGCCAACCGGTATCGGTGGAAATGGAAATGAAGGTGTTGCAGGTGTTGTCCAGAGCACTCCTGGTGCTATCGGTTATAACAGTTTTGCCTATGCACTTCTCAACGACATGAGCTACGCATATTTAAAGAACAGCTCCGGAAATGTGATCAGACCATCATTTGAATCAACCTCTGCAGCCGCAGATATTCCACTCCCAACAGATGGACGTATTCTTTTCACCAATACACCAGCATCCAACGGATACCCCGCCGCAGGTTTTGCATGGATGCTCTGTTATGAAAACATGGAAAAAAACAATGCCATCAACACCAAACGCGAAGCAGAGGAACTTATCAGGTTCATCGTCTGGTCAATAAAAGACGGCCAGAAATATTCAGAAGATCTTGGTTACGCAAAGCTTCCTGATGCAGCAGTGGAGCTTGGTAAAAATATGATCAGAGAAATGAAATGGCACGGCGAACCTATCGGCCGTAACATTTTGGATAACTGA